The genomic region gacgaatttatattcgtgatttttatattcttcattGTATATGgttggaaaaatttaatttcttgacTTCTTATTACTGACTCATATGTCTTTAGACTTTTTCTATACATggtgaataaataagtaaaagacaatatattgaaacaattcctCAAAAGCAATTTTCCGTcttcaataattgtaaaacaagAATACTTAGACGAATTGTTAGATAGTTTGTTTCTTTTGGAAACTCCTGCGTTAAAATCTGTTAAAGCCATTGAAAACGAAGCATTCTTtcaattgcaaatattatcCTCTTCTGTCATTTGTATTAGACTTTTTGTTTGACAACATTTTAGCACATTTTTCTTTGTCAAgcgacttttttttaaaaaaatcgccATCGTTTGTAAGACTccattctttttataattcgtTGGACATTTTCATGAATTCCAGCTGTTCTCGTAAATTGTCTTTCTTTGAGGTTTAAATTTAGGTATTCGTAAGGTGCCTCATTCTTTCTTTGACGGTCTAACACTTGGATATAATACACGGTgacgtttgttttatttgtgtAGTTTCACTTTTTAAGTAATTACTTCGTACGAAATCTTTTTCTTCCGAAAATATAGTTCGCATTGCTCGATTATCACGCATTCTtcttattatgaatatttgatTATGCAGTTAATATCgaaattgacaatatttttaaacgaatagacagaaaattaataaaatattccgaatatttatttttgtaatcaGAATCGTTCTAATATCTTTTGGCTGTATtgactaattataattaaacagaataaTCTTGTAGCTATAATAATCtgtactaattatttatagtagaaATAATTCCTCCTTCGTCAAAAGTTGCAAAAGATACTGTAATCATTATGGAACTCTAATCACTAAATTtgagtattaaattaaaatattcgaagagaattttaagaaacagaaattaaatgaagatgaattttctgttctaacaattttagcaaGTCGGAAATAGTGCAAtcatgtttttaaatttttatccgtgccataaatacataaatctaTACTCTAGTCACAGATGCataataaagtgaaataataaatatattagaaaatttaaatgttggAAGAAGGAGTTAAATTCCATATGGTTTTCGCCTTTTGCAGTTTGCATAGAAAATactaatttcgtataaatttgTTAGTAATTTTACGACATTATGTAATGCATCGTGATATTTACACGTATTCTACAGTGTTTTCGCGGTATatgaataaatgtttcataccgtttgattttaaatttgcaattgaaatcggcgaatgtataaataaatcagcaTTGGTTCTCTTACATTAACTTGTCGATTGCATGTTTCCTCTTGTGCTTAAGGTGATCACGTGCACTTCCATGAGTCGGCGAATCTCGAATTATTTGTGGTCCATCAACCGGTACGAATTGAGttcctgaaaaattattcgtattttGTAGAGCGTTTATTCGATTATGTTCAccattcgtttaaaaaataaaaggtttTTGTTGCGTTCACGTTGAATAAAGTAGTACGTATTCTATACGTGAATGAAGTATAATATTActgatgtaattaattaccgtatttttcaatttttagataGAGAAGTTCAAGAagcaaatttgataattaataatattttggttTAGACCTATAAAAATGtgtagtatttataattatagacCCAAAATGacttttacattattactaatatataaatgaaaatttaacacaataccatatttgtatatttctattttttaattatttttagacacgatatacgaaatatacaaatatgatattttcttaatattggaaataatagaaaatagatacACAAAAGCatattttctactttgtaTACcttttaacataaaaatatacaaataaggACCTCCATCATTCCAGCACATCCCACACAATTAATACACATATGTTGAataaacaatgtaataatgtaaatgtctagtaaaaatatatatattttcgttatcAAAATGgagataaatattgtatattctcACTGAAAGGAAAGATGACagtctattattattcacaGCACTGTATGTGTACAGTTTTATGACACCATGTATAACAggatacagaaataaaataattataattataattacccATCGTAGGCACGCTTTGAACTCTCGGGATTTCACTGGACATGGACAAGTTGCTGTCCACGTGCATTAGAGTACTTCCGGTCAAGTCGTAGCTACTTTGCGCCAGTGCACCGTGTTCCTCATCCCCATTCGCAATGACCACTTCGGAACAATCCAAGCCTTCGGCAATCCGGAGCATAGCCACGGCTAACTTTTGGTCGAACGCGTTGCTGCAGGAACCAAATAATCTCATTATTATGATAGACACGAAATTGTaactaattagaaattaatttcctatttCCTATCGGTCATTTGCAATCGAccttcattttatatttgctaagcatgatcaattttacaaaaagaaacTTCATGGTCTAAAATAGTAACGATACAGGTGctaaattgattatttaacttttttgAACTAAGAAAGTACCTCTAAAATCGCGCAAGAGAAGCTATTATTGTAATACGTAATCAGATTTcgtcaaattttattagaaataataaataacaaattacaaattaatatttgatttgcaaatcataattaatggttttatttaattagaaagttctttaaataattgcataagtaattcatttatcattccttatttgaaaatggaatgttatttcttattcCGATTTTGGGGAAaggcaaataataaataatttttgcttcttTTTCACCTTTGGTAGCAAAATACCTttgagcgcaaagggttaagaaacaaatattttcattagcaAGCGATCCATTAGAAATAACAGAGTTTAAGTAAGTATTATTGTTTTACGGAGGGCAGCTTCGGTGGAGATATTATTGTTCGATTAACTATTTCTGTGCTCTTACTGGAGAACGTTGAAGTATTCCTGAAGATCTTTGTGGTTGCAAGTTGCCCAATGCGTTTTGTAGCCCATCAAAACAATGTTCGGCGCTAATTTTCCGACGCCTGTTACTTGCATCAAAGCCGAAGCACCTCGTTCGAAACTCAATTCCTCCACCATGTGATAAAACGACTTTATGCGGTGTCGGTGCAACCATGCATAGCCGTTCCTCAGTCGAACCGAACGCAAACGGTACGAGAGATTCGTCTAAAAATAGGTTATTAAGTTCCATAAACGAGCGACAATGAAGAAcattgtaattgaaaaataaaacttttgaTTTTTGATTAACTTTTGTACGTGAATTGGATTTATTTGACTCGAAATGAAGATATAGATTCGCATTCTTTTGTTAGGAAATTATAACTGAACTGAAACTTTTTTATATGCTTATATGTGtaggaaattttaataatctttgtGGTTTaagaatgtaatttataacCTATTTTTTAGTACCAATTTGTGGGCTTGTTTGATATCATATCTTTTGtgttaatctattaaaatatttagtgcGATGCTATTATCGGTTgtcaatgtttatttaataagttttGCAAATTGTAATAGTCTATGCagacaatagaaaataatatataatcaattttttaatgaaaatgcatGGGTTAAATTCAGTTGATATTTGTgtatcaatttttgaaaatacttAGTGCAATGCTATTATAGAATATCAAcgtttatttactaattttagcaaattttaataattcatgcagataaaaactattattgttaacaaCTTTAGAATCAACAATctaaatatctcaaaaattattttactttttaaaattgtttagattatAGAGACCATTTCATACGAAATAAACGTATGAATTTCTCGCTTCgaacatacaatataattaaactttcaattccatgcatttatggcaaaaatgagTATAACTTAAAGCACCGAGAAGATTCAAGAAAAGTAAGAATGCCGAAGTTAATGCAccaattaatattcgaacttCTTAAAACGATTAAAGACGAAAGAAAGCTTGCGCTTTGCCCCTACGTCTTGCAACTGTtcagactatttttattttgcccaaagatccgcggtctaattataataaaaatggtgtCAAGTCTAAATATATCCGCAGTCTTCTTATTCGTATTATAAAGCAATACACGTCAGTCACTTTTGGTGCATCGGTAAATTCACCATCGAGAAAAGACGCTGACATTTTACGATCGATAGCAATCTTGTCGTTGCAATTGCAACGAACCATGCTTGGTGACCACGATCATGGTCACCTGTATGGTTTAGAGCCACGATAGCGTTCCCTGggatctttctttttttaattccgTGACGTGAAATACGCCTGCAAATTTTTCAACGGAGCCTTCAGAATGCtctgtataaatatagaaacgttACGCGAATTCGGCAGAGTTGAAGGCCGCGcgcgagaagagaaaaaaaaaggatcatGTTTAGTTACGTTACATACCGGATATACTTCTCCACAAATCAACAGGGAATGGTTTTTGGTAATGAGATTGGCCAGATGCAGTAACGCTGGCCTGGCGCCAGGTGGACCAGATAGCGCCAAAATTTGGGGAGCGTAATTCTTCACGTGCTCGTCGATGGAGTTCAATCTGTAACATTCCGATTAATCGTAGCTACGCAGCAGAGTGGggcaacattattattaataaaagatcaAGCTTaaggaataacattttattcgagtctattgattaaatattcgatcgaataataatttatttagttagcGATTATCTGGATACAAAATAACGTTTTATTCGACACtagtgaataaatattcaagcaaataataatttacatagataataatttatccgaatgcaattttattcgactaaatattcgaataaatattcaatcaaataataatttacatagataacatttattcgaatataatttgattcgactaaatattcgaataaggtaaaaaattactaagaaATCCAGcataagtatataaaattaaaaatatattaattaattagcaatAACTTTTCTTATTCCATGAGAAATGTAAGTTCTTACCGATATACTATGGTGAGAGCAGTTTTGTATGTTTGCGCTTGCGTGCTGCTGCCCCAATTTACGTCCGGCTTCCGGTAAACGACTATCAAATACAGGGCGAAGATAATCACGAAGGTAACGAGCGATGTCACCCAGTCGATTAAGAACATTATGGAAACGCAAGTGATAAAGCCGAACAAGGACAGCCAGGTGTTGTAATACTGTAACGTGTATCAAGTTGCATTAGTTGTGTCTACTGCGTGGCAGTAGGATCCGGATCGTTATGTATTCTCGGTACATAAGAATTTagcactaaacctaccgattGCTAAAAGCAACTAACAAACATTACCTCATAAGAATTACAaggtagaatttatttaaatttttttacaatttttataatagcacGTGGCTGAATAAACGAatgtaatgaataatttttaacggaAGCAATTTTGcgactttaataattattaaataaaataattattattattaaatgcgaAACCGGTTATTAGATCGGCGGtggtagatttagtgttaaagtaattaaaattcaaatgtaaTAAACTCATtctattcgaaattattttaactttgaaGCCAAAAGTAATTGTCAGTGCACTAAGTGTATAATAACTCGCATTAGTATTCCGTCGCTTTTTAAAAGAGGACAAAGTtagttgcaatttttttgTAGATGTTATAGAGACAATTGCAAATGTGAAGAAAATTTGCTGtacaaatttctttctttcgtgaACAATTTAACTTAGTAACTTTGtgatttaagaatttataaaatttgattttctagaTTGAGAAactttaattcattattaaatatttatttaatatatttagagtataaaatgttacgtatcaattattacagaaaattatgtaataaatgaaacgttcTGAAAACTTTTTGAACATCGATGGTACATAGTGAAGTTTTATTTTCTGGTCGAACGCGTAATGTTATATTCTAcgatatattcaataatttgaaacaaaagaTTCTCCATGATTCTTAATAATcataaaacgaaaattctcgaattaatcattttgtgttaaatatttatttctggaATTCTATTTccgaatttctttctttcaattttacgtCTGCGGTCATCTCTATTGAGTAAACATGAACAAGGAATACTTATGTTTAACACTTGTTTTGTAAgtgtttgaaacatttttcttaccCTAAAGGTAGGACGCCATCCAATCGGTCGAACTAGTGCCGCGTGAAAAGTGCAGAAATTAATCAAGGCATACGACGCCAAATAGAAGTTTGAGATCAATGGCGCCACTGCGTTCAAGTTAGCTGAAAACAGAAATGGTAGACGCAACAATTACATTACAATACTACAAAATACATAGCCATACTATTTACAATGTTACTGAATGAATTATGACAAACAAATTCAGATATTTTTTGTACAGTTGTAAAAAGTCTTCCTTATTTATTATCCAAAGAATTCACATTTCTCATTTGTTAGACATCGAATGTCTGccaactataataattactattcttCATTTCTGTGTTTGTTAGCCATTAGATGTTTACTAATTATGTCAAACAAATTCAGATATTTCCAAcgtaaaattatgttatcaCGTCTGTCAACCATAACAAAGAATTCATGTCTCGTACCTATTAAGAGGAACAATGCTGCAACGAAGAACGTCAGTATGTATCCGCGATAAGGTTCACCGTGCTTGCCGTATCCTTTGCTGAAGTATATTAGTCCGGGATAAATACGATCTTGGCCTAATGCCTGTATCAATCGTGGCACCGACAACAAGTTCGTCAGAGCTGTCGACAGAGTTGCAGCGAAACAGCCGGCGTAGATGAATGGGCCCCAAACAGACATAAGCTGCATCACCtttaaagaaaaacgagaTTTCAATTCTCTTCGTTGCAGCTTATTATGTTATACGCACACAAACTTTACGGtgttattaacactttaccgaccggtcattcggccataaacaattttattaggttggaaactatgaaacgggcgctgcAGCGGaacacagactaaacaaaaacgcccgtttcatagtttcctaATATATTGTCATAATATTAGCATTgaccaatatttattttagctattttattttatttagtttaaattatataataatacgttaAGATAGTTAGATAGTTAATAATTGGTTGCCATGACAATTGATTCACAGGATATAGattgtttctaatttattagataaatcGCGTAACTACTTGTATTTGTTTGCTCATCGTAATCATTTAtcggaaatttaaaaaattattttccgcaTTTTATAGGTggtgaaaattgtaaaacatattttattaaaaaaaagacaatatgtataatttaatcgtGTTGTCTTTAGATATAAGTGAAATTACTGTAAAGGGGGTGGGCATAATAATTGACATATGTACTCTGCGCACTAATTTAACGCtctgaaaacaaatatttcacaatataTTCAAGACTGATTAGATAAAAACTACTCAAGCGTTAACTATTCtccataaaaaaatacatttgcataaactttcttcattgtgaaattattaatataactagACTTAGTTATAAGACCCTCTCTGTTCTTCACAACTGTTATAGGAATCGATACCGACGCCATGACTCTTTTCAGCATCTTTAAACGCAACAATTGAGTGATTAATTGCGATCACACTTACCGAATAACTGTTGTGTAATCCGTAGGAACAATTGACTTGTGGAGTGCAATTGACAATTGTGTTATTCGCGCTGACGAGTCCGCTGGCGTCTCTCAAAGCCGCGCCACCGGCGAACAGGACGAAAGTCAAGTAGCTCAGCATCGAGATCAGCAGAGCCAGAAGGGTGCCGATCGGTATGCTGCTGGCTGGGTCCTTCAAGTCGCCGGAAATGTTAGCACCGGCTTGGATCCCGGTCACCGACGGGAAGAAAATGGCGAACACGGAGAAGAACGTCTGGTTGCTGTTCTCGGAGAACCGATAATCCGGACCCATGTTGCTCATGAACACGTCCGCTGAGAATTTACAAAGACGGTGTCGGATGAAGCATAAAATACTACACTTTAATGGAAGGCAATCTGTGTAAATTCACTAATCTTAAAATATAGATGAATGAAGATTTTCGgctgtaataaaataacaatgtcATAGGTAATGCAACGCGCCATTTTGATTGTAAGATGACATATGAATGAGCTTAACCAGAAGAGGATCGAGAGAAAAATGTCaatgatttttagaaaaaataattctccttgaataattttatttagttatttcttataattttattaagtattttatttagttatttagtgATTTATTAACAATGGCAGAAGGTCTAAGTGaatttcgacatttttataaagctgttcacaaataataatgaagaCACCAATAATCTcgataattatgtaaaatacataaacaaaacgaaggatcttttatttattaattgccaTCTATTTTTGCAGAGATGTAAGGACTGTTACTTCTATTCCTTTTTGTGTAGCTAACtcaaaatttttcagaatttatcTCAAAGTTTATAGAAAAGTCGTGAGTGTAATATTTGATTGTTTTAACATccaatgaattaataatagaagtcATGTTAATAATATGGCCTCTGTCTTCTTTACGTTGATAATATTTGTTGGAAGTATACCTCTAGAATTGGCATAAGTTCGATGTTGGACACGTTAATGACGAAGCCTATATTagatatttagttatattgtCACAGGACAGAAACTTTTTTAAACGAACAACTAATTTTTACGAAGATATATCGCGTCTTATGAAGCAGACTGTAAGTGATGTTGGAAGAGGGTTCTGAAACCCGTTTGAAAACAAGTATTGCAACCTTTAGGCGCAAGAAGGTACATATAGCGTTATACGGATGAAACCATAGTCGggcattattcgaattgtttcgaacaaatttttatctagGTGAATTATCCGAACGATTTtcttaattgaatattttattgaaataacagTTGTCCAGTATTCgttacaaattattctatgcattagaataatttgaaaaaagtaatttgtatcgaaattacaaaattattcgaataatgatGCTAATAACAAGTGACTATATTTGTTTTTGCGTAATTTTATgagattatatttatgtaaatatgttCAGGATcagaacaatttatataaatataaaatgattcatttgtagcattataaaattgcgGATGCCaacgtttgaaataattaggCTGTTTAAATAAGATTTGCTGAAATAATGTATtgataaagattttatttaaaaaatattaatcttgaAAGCGTCATAATTATCggctttaaagaaaatataaaataatagagcattgcaaataattacactatttaaataacgtttaataatacttggtattaatacaaattttacgaaataaaaattgttaatttcaaaGGTATCTTAATTGTCAactttgaagaaaatataaaatgacagaacatttgaaataattaaactatttatacAACATGaatagttaattttgaaaccaCCATAAatcattaacaatttcatttcgtccTCTAAGAGGGAACCTTTATCTAATCGATAAACAAATATGgagtaacaattttaagatTAATGGTTACACAGTAGGTGAGTTACTATGTCACGTCAAAGACCGTTTGCGAATTACAGGTCGTAAAGATGCGTTTCTGGGAGTTGTAAATTCTAACTGGTTAGGCTATGAAATTATGCTCGCTTTGCTGGGAACggtgtttgaaaaatttgtcttcGAGGCCGAAGCACACGCGAAAATTTCTTAAGATAATAAAGAATCGGTCAAAGCTTGATTTGACCGCGCCCAGTTTGCGAACGTCTCGCAGCGGCAAGAATTATGGCATTAGTAGGTCTGGGAAGTCAGTGGATTATTTACGAGTTGATATTTCTGGATACCATTGTCTAGGATCGGCACAATACAGAGGAGACGAGTTTTGGAGAATTGACGAACAAATTTCCTCATTGAGAttatgcgcgcgcgctctaATAAAATCTAAGCATTTCTgagaattttagaaattctgatataaaattagaaatataaattcgaatagATTATGTCGAAAATCATTGCTATATTTAATAGGAACCTACGGCATTcgaagttttatttaacaatgttgacatctttttttatttatgctttattttatttgtatttagtttttttatttttgaagggtctatgaattatttataattatttaagacatTGGTCTGTAAAAATATAGGAACTAACAGTAAGTAATATCTTAATaagtaagtaaatatatattaatgatattggTTTAgtaaataagtattaa from Augochlora pura isolate Apur16 chromosome 5, APUR_v2.2.1, whole genome shotgun sequence harbors:
- the Nkcc gene encoding sodium potassium chloride cotransporter, giving the protein MDDEVIANNQNNKRSPMTLNVSGLWDVVPRLDHYRLSRRAKRPSLSTLHEGNLIKDPNIEAGQAGTTQQGHTGIKLGWIQGVLIPCLLNIWGVMLFLRLSWVVAQAGILQSVIIIGISAAVCVITTLSLSAISTNGEVKGGGIYFIISRTLGAEFGASVGIVFAFANAVSASMNTIGFCDSLNDLLRENGLKIIDNGVNDVRIVGIFALIAMIMICAIGMEWESKAQNFLIAIIVAAIFDFLIGTIMGPSRIEHKAHGFLGFSTDVFMSNMGPDYRFSENSNQTFFSVFAIFFPSVTGIQAGANISGDLKDPASSIPIGTLLALLISMLSYLTFVLFAGGAALRDASGLVSANNTIVNCTPQVNCSYGLHNSYSVMQLMSVWGPFIYAGCFAATLSTALTNLLSVPRLIQALGQDRIYPGLIYFSKGYGKHGEPYRGYILTFFVAALFLLIANLNAVAPLISNFYLASYALINFCTFHAALVRPIGWRPTFRYYNTWLSLFGFITCVSIMFLIDWVTSLVTFVIIFALYLIVVYRKPDVNWGSSTQAQTYKTALTIVYRLNSIDEHVKNYAPQILALSGPPGARPALLHLANLITKNHSLLICGEVYPTNLSYRLRSVRLRNGYAWLHRHRIKSFYHMVEELSFERGASALMQVTGVGKLAPNIVLMGYKTHWATCNHKDLQEYFNVLHNAFDQKLAVAMLRIAEGLDCSEVVIANGDEEHGALAQSSYDLTGSTLMHVDSNLSMSSEIPRVQSVPTMGTQFVPVDGPQIIRDSPTHGSARDHLKHKRKHAIDKLIEKRHAMATVPEHLAIFQKKHKNGTIDVWWLYDDGGLTILLPYIISTRSNWEHCKMRIFALANHKQEIGAQEKEMAEIMAKFRIRYTSLKMVDDISVQPKQETQDFFDKLISDFRKHDPADTECCVTELELQSLKDKTHRQLRLRELLLENSSQSTLVVMSLPMPRKGAVSAPLYMAWLEALTKDMPPTLLIRGNHTSVLTFYS